The Metabacillus schmidteae nucleotide sequence TTGATAACGATATTTCTGGTACAGACTATTCAATAGGTTTTAATACGGCAGTAAGTACGGCTATTGATGCCATTGATAAGATTCGTGATACAGCATACTCTCATGAGAAGACGACAATTGTAGAGGTTATGGGGCGTGATGCCGGGGATATTGCTTTATGGTCTGGACTTTGTACAGGAGCAGAATCAATTATCATTCCAGAAGCTACTTACCAAATGAAAGATCTTATTACCCGTATCGAACAGGCACGAGAGCAGGGGAATAAGGAATCTATCATCATAGTTGCAGAGGGAGTGTGTAGTGCTGAAGAAATAAGAGATGAATTAAAAGAACATATTAGTTTAGATTCAAGAGTAGTTGTCCTAGGTTTCTTACAACGTGGTGGAACCCCTACTGCTTATGACAGAATGATTGGTAGTCAAATGGGAGCAAAAGCGGTTGATCTTCTACTAGAAGGTAAGCATGGAAGTATGGTTAGTATAAAGGATGGAAAAATTACTCACACCCATTTTAACCAAGCTGCCAAAGAACTTCATAAAATCGACATTTCTTTATATCAGCTGGCACTTAATTTATCAACATAAGCTTACCGGAAAGGTTTGTAAGGGCTAACAAAGGAAATATAGGAAATGACAATGTATAAGAAATTCTTTTACGAAAAGTAAATGAACAGGATATACTAGAGAACTAGCATAGTAGAACGGAGGGCAATTATGCCATTATTATTTACAGCTATTGGAGTTGTCATATTACTCATATTAATTATGGGATTTAAACTGAACACCTTTGTGTCACTAATTATTGTATCTTTTATTGTTTCTTTATTATTGGGAATTCCTGCAGGGGATATTGTTCATACAATTGAAAGCGGTTTAGGAGGGACTCTTGGTCATATCGGTTTAATCTTTGGACTCGGTGCTATGCTTGGTAGACTCATTGCAGATGCGGGTGGAGCACACCGTATTGCCATGACGTTAATAAACCGGTTTGGGGAAAAGAAAATTCAGTGGGCTGTGGTGTTTGCTTCATTTATTGTTGGAATCACTTTATTTTATGAAGTCGCCTTTGTTTTATTAATTCCTATTATCTTTACGATTGCCAAAGAGTTAAACATTTCGATTATTAAGTTAGGTCTTCCAATGAGTGCTACCTTATTAGCAACGCATTCCTTTCTTCCACCCCACCCGGGTGCGACGGCTGTTGCTGCGGAGTATGGGGCAGATATGGGGACAGTTTTACTCGTCGGTATTGTCATTGCGATACCAACTGTTGCAGTCGCAGGAGTGTGGTATACAAGATTAGTAGAGAAATGGATGCCAGCTACATTTTCAAGAGAAAGTAATTTGGATTCAATAGGTGAACAAAAAGAGTTTAAAGAGGACGAGACCCCTGGTTTCGGGATCAGTGTTTTTACAGCCATCTTTCCGGTTATTTTAATGACTTTTGGAACAATAGTAGATTTTGTTCAGAGATTAGTAGGTTTCTCGGATAATGGCGTTATCTTATTAATTCGTTTTATCGGAAACTCTTCTACAGCGATTTTGCTATCTTTATTGTTAGCTATATACACAATGGGAATTGCCAGGAAGATTCCAATGAGAACATTGATGGGATCATGTGGAAAATCTATTAATGCCTTAGGAATGCTCCTTCTTATCATTGGTGGAGGAGGAGCTTTTAAGCAAGTTCTTATAGATGGCGGAGTAGGGGATTATATCGCTCAACTATTCGAAGGAAAGGCCATTTCACCAGTTCTACTTGCATGGACAGTAGCTGCAATCTTACGTATTGCACTCGGATCCGGTACGGTTGCCACATTATCAACGGCAGGTTTAGTTATCCCGATATTGAGCCAAACCCCAGACGTTAATTTAGTATTGGTTTCCCTTGCAACAGGGGTCGGAAGTTGTATGGGCTCACATGTAAATGACGCAGCATTCTGGATTGTAAAAGAGTATATGGGAATGACCATGAAAGAAACCTTTGCAACCTATAGTGTACTTTCTTCTATTACAGCTGTAGTTGGATTAGGGTTTATTTTAATTCTTGATGTATTTATTTAGATAGATAATATCGTGTCTTTACAAAATGTAAATTACTACAAAATAATAAAAAAGGTGTTCAAAGAGCCTGGCTTTTGGAGCATCTTTTTATTTTGGCTTATATGTGAAACGTTATTTTTATAAGAGAAGAGTGTGTAAGAAAATGATGAATAACAATATGCTTTATCAAAAAAACGTTTGACAATTAGTTTTATGAAAAGTACAATTTAACTACAAGGTTACTTAGTAGACAAGTGAACAAGAAGAAAAAGTATAGTGTGTTCTTTATTTTTATGAGGTATGTTTAACTTTACCGAATTTTTTGTGAAAATGTAAAGGATTACATAACCCATCTGTGCAATATAAACATGGCTCAGGATAAGTCTCTTTAATTTTAATAATTGCTGTTTTCGTAAAGATTGTTGCTTTTAAATAATAGTTTAACTCTATAGTGGAATGGAGCGGAAGAAACTTGACTCCTGCGGGAAGCAAGTTTTTGGAGCGCAATGGAACGAACTATTATTTACTATCAACTGAATTAAATAACAACAAAGTATGCGGAAACAGCCAAATTATTCTACACTTAACTTCTTGAGAAAATTGCATGTAAAACTAAATAAAATTAAAGCGCTTACCAAAATAAGGCCAAATTAGATTAGGTTTCTCATTATTTAACCCAAAAATAAAAAGGATCAGAGGGTGGGGATAAAATGAAAACGCTTCAAAAGTTGATGATCATTTTTACAATAGGATTAGCTCTAAGTATATTAGTAGTTTTCTTAACTACTAGTAATGCAGTAGGCTTTAATAACGAAACCATCATTAGGTTTGGACATGGCGCTGCAGAATCAAATGAAAGACATTTAGCTGTTATGAA carries:
- a CDS encoding gluconate:H+ symporter, with amino-acid sequence MPLLFTAIGVVILLILIMGFKLNTFVSLIIVSFIVSLLLGIPAGDIVHTIESGLGGTLGHIGLIFGLGAMLGRLIADAGGAHRIAMTLINRFGEKKIQWAVVFASFIVGITLFYEVAFVLLIPIIFTIAKELNISIIKLGLPMSATLLATHSFLPPHPGATAVAAEYGADMGTVLLVGIVIAIPTVAVAGVWYTRLVEKWMPATFSRESNLDSIGEQKEFKEDETPGFGISVFTAIFPVILMTFGTIVDFVQRLVGFSDNGVILLIRFIGNSSTAILLSLLLAIYTMGIARKIPMRTLMGSCGKSINALGMLLLIIGGGGAFKQVLIDGGVGDYIAQLFEGKAISPVLLAWTVAAILRIALGSGTVATLSTAGLVIPILSQTPDVNLVLVSLATGVGSCMGSHVNDAAFWIVKEYMGMTMKETFATYSVLSSITAVVGLGFILILDVFI